The sequence CGCCCAATCACACGAAGCCCCGGTGGTGTATCGTCGCCGTTTCGTCCCGGCGGCGGCGGTCGAGTTGGCGGCGACGGCGCTGACGGTGGGGGGCGTTCTGACCTCAAGGGCCGGCCTCGGCGTCGATGTACTCGTCGCCATCTTCGTCCTGGCTGCGGTTGGGCGCGCCCTCGCCCTCTCGCTCTTGTTTCGCAACGATGTCTGGTCGGGTTTCAGCTTGCGCCCCGCCACGCTTGCCCGCCTTTGGCAGCCGGCCTATCTGCGCCTGTCCTTCTTCTTCTTCGCCCTGGGACTCACCGGCATGCTCCAATCCCGCGCCGACCTCTACAGCGTCAACTACTTCCTCTCTCCGTCCCAGGTGGGCGCCTACCAGATCTTCAGTAGCTTCCTCCTTACCATCCAGTCCTTGAGCGCCTTCGTCCTCACCCCCTTCCTCAAAGGCGTCTTTCGCCTGGGCTACGAGGCCATCGCGCGCGTGGCGGCCCGGCTTTTTGGCTTCGGGCTGATCATCATCGGCCCGGCCCTGCTGCTGATTTACATCATCCTCACTTTTCTCTATCATCTGCTCCTGCCGGCGTCCTTCTATGTCCTGGGCGCCTTCTCGGTCCTGCCCATCTTCTACTTCCTGCCCACCATCTACGCCCTCTACAAGGCCGAGCGACAGCATCTCGTCCTGGCCGTCAATCTCTGCGGACTGACCGCCAAGCTGGCCTTGAACATCTTGCTGCTGCCACGCCTCGGCTCGCTCGGCGCCATCCTCTCGGCGACGCTGGTTCATTGGGGCGTCCTCTGTATCTACCTTTTCCTGGGGCGCAAGCTCCGCGCCGCCGATGCAGCTCTCGTGTCCTGACTGCCGCCTGCCGCTCGACCCGGCCAGCCTCGCCTGCGCCAACGGTCATCGCTTCGGCCAGGACGAAAATGGCGTCCTCGTCCTCCTCGCCGCCACTTTCGCCCCCCGCCTGGCCGCCTTCGAGACCCGCTTGCGGGCGATCCGCGCCGCCGAGGGCCGCCGTCTGCTCGACCCCGGCCTCTACCCTCAGCTTCCCTTTGCCCCCGCCCTCCGCCACGACCACGAGTGGCGGTTGCGCAGCCATGATTGGCGGCTTGTCGCCCGGCATCTGGCCCGCCGCCAGGGGTTGCGCATCCTCGACATCGGCGCCTGGAACGGCTGGCTCAGCCACCGCCTGGCCGGGTTGGGCCACGACGCCGTCGCCATCGACTACTTCGCCGACCCCTACGACGGTCTGGGCGCCCGCCGCTGGTACGACTCAAGGTGGACGGCCATTCAGATGAACCTGAACGACCTCGCCATCCTGCCGGCCGGCTTCGACCTTGTCATCCTCAACCGTTGTCTGCAATTCCAGCCCGACCCGCCCGCCTTCCTCGCCGCCGCCGCCGCTCTCCTGGCCCCAGGCGGCCTGCTGCTGGCGACAGGCTTGCAGATCTTCGCCGACCCCGGCCCCAAAGCCCGCCAGGTGGCCGACCTGCTGGCCTCCTACCGCCGTCGCTACGATTTCGACCTCTTCCTGTGGCCCAGCAAAGGCTATCTCGACCAGGCCGACCGCGCCCAACTGCACGCGCTCGGCCTGGCGATCCGCCCCTACCGCGCCCTGTTCGCGGCCAACCTCAAGGCCCGGCTGCGGCCCACCCTCCCCTGGCATGGCTTCGGCGTCAGCCAGAGCACGGCCCTGGCCAGCCCAACCTGAGCCTGCACACGGAATGAGATCACACCGGCTGCTCACCCTCCTGCTGCCTTTGCCGCTGGCCCTGCCGCTGCTCCTCGCCTGGTTGGGGCGCTTCGACGGTCTCTACGGCCAGGACCCCTACGCCTATTTCGACTACGCCGTTGGCCCCTTGTTGGCGAACCTGCGCCACCTGCAGCTGCCGCCGCCCTTCTTCTGGCCGCCTGGCTACCCGCTGCTGCTGGCCCTGGCTTCGTTTTGCCTGGGTCCTGCGCCCCTGGCCGGGCAAGTGGTCAGCCTGGGCGCCGGGCTGCTCGTCCCCATCTTCACCGCCCTGCTGGCCCACGAGCTTGGGGCCGGCGAGGAGGACGACGGCTGGGGGACGCCCCTCCTGGCCGGGCTGTTGGCGGCCCTGGTCGGCCAGCTTTGGCAATCCAGCCTCGTCGTCATGGCCGACGTCCCCGCCCTGGCCACAGCCACGGCCGGGATGTGGGCGCTGGCGCGCCACAGCCGGCAGCCTCGGCGCCAGCGCTGGCTCGTCCTGGCGGCGGCGGCCCTCGCCTTGGCCGTCCTCAGCCGTTGGGCCTATGCCCTCGTCGCTGTCATCGCCCTCCTTGCCGCCCTCTGGCGCCTGAAAGCCCTGCCCCGCCCGCTGGCCCTGCGCCAGGCCCTCCTCGCTGCCCTTGTCGTCGCCGTCCTCCTGGCCCCGCTCTGGCTGCCTCTCCTCACCGGGGCCACGGATGCGGTCAGCGGTCGGCGCGCCTTTGCTGGCGACCTGGCGGTCTATTCCTGGAACCCACTCAATGCCTTCCGTCGCCAATTCACCACCGCCGATGGCCTGCTCGTCTACAACCGGCCCAACGGCCTCTGGTACGGCCTGGCTCCGGCCCATCGCTTCTACTTCACGCCCCTGCTGGCCGTCTTTCTGCCGCTGGGGGCCTGGGCCGTCCTTTGGCAGGCAAGGGGCAGTGGCCGGCGCCGTCGCGCCACCGCCACCCTGCTTCTGATCGGCTGGCCGCTGCTCATCTTCGGCTTCCATGCCGGCGCGCCCTGGCAGAACTTCCGCTTCAACCTCGCCCACCTGCCGCCCCTGGCCATCCTCGTCGCCGTCGGCATCAGGACGAGTGCAGGCTGGCTGAGCCGCCTGCCGGTCGGGCGACCACGGGCGGCCGGCCAGGCGCTGCTGATCGGGTGGGTCCTGGTGGGCATGGCCGCCATGGGCTACGGCGGCCTGACCCTGACCCGCGAGTTCATCGCCCGCAAGAACGCCGACCTGACCACCGTCCGTTGGCTCGAAACCCAGACCGGGCCGGACGCCGACCTCTTCACCTTCAACCTCACCGCCACCTTTCGGCACTACGGCCGCCTGCCAGTCCACGACCTCTACGCGCTCGACCCGGCCGACCTGCCGGCTCTGCTCGGCGACGCCCGGCCCGATTACCTGCTGATCGACCTGGCCGAGATCGAGGGCCAATGGCAGAACCGGGCGCCATCCCTGAACTACCACCGCCTGCGCGACGAGATCGGGCTGGTCGAGGTGGGCCGGCAACGCTCCTACACCCTTTTTCGGTTGCGAGAGGAGGGCTGAGTGAGGATCGCCCTCATCACCCCCGGCTTCAGCGCCGACGAAGGCGACTGGTGCATTCCCTGGCTGCTGAATCTGGCCCGCGGCCTGGCCGCAAGGCACGATCTGCGCCTCTTCAGCCTGCGCTACCCCCATCGCCGGGGCCGGTATACCGTGGGCGGGGCGGCAGTGCAGGCATTCGGCGGCGCCACCGCCGGTGGGCTGAGGCGGCTGCCCTTGCTCCTGGCTGCTCGCGCCGCCATCCTGGCCGAGCATCGCCGACGGCCCTTCGACGTCGTTCACGGGCTGTGGGCCGACGAACCCGGCTTCCTGGCCGTCTCTGCCGTCCGCCGGTTGCGCCTCCCGACCGTCGTCTCGCTCCTCGGCGGCGAACTGGTCGGCTTCCCCGACCTCGGCTATGGCGGCCAGCTCAGCCGGGCCAACCGCTGGCTGACGGCGCAAGCCCTGGGCGCGGGCGATCGTGTCACCGTCGGATCCACCTACCTGCGCGGCCTGGCGCGGGCGCACGTCGGCCCCGACCGCCTGGTGCTCTGGCCGCTGGGCGTCGATACCCGGCTGTTCCGGCCCGAAGGCGAGCGCATCGATTTGGCCGGCTCCTTCCGGCTGCTGCATGTGGCAGGCTTGACGCCGATCAAAGACCAGGCCACGCTGTTGCGGGCCGTCGCCCAGGCATCATCACAACTGCCCGGCCTTCACCTGCACCTCATCGGCGCCGGCCCCCTGCTCCCGGCGCTGGCCGAACTGACCCAGGCGCTCGGCCTCGCCCGCCAGGTCACGTTCCACGGCCCGATCGCTCACGACCGCCTGCCCGCCTTCTATCGCGGCGCTGATCTCTTCGTCCTCTCCTCGCGCTTCGAGAGTCAGTCCCTGGCCGTACTCGAGGCGGCCGCTTGTGGCTGCCCGGCGGTGGGTACGGCCGTTGGCATCCTCCCGGACCTCCTCCCGCCCGATCTCCTGGCGCCGCCGGGCAACGCCGAAGCCCTGGCCGCGGCCATCGCCCACGCCTTTGCCGGCCCCGGCCGGCGGCAGACGCGCCCCGATCCGGGCGAGGAAGCCCGGCCCCCCGACCCCCATCTCGCCGCCCGCTACACTCTGGCCCACACCTTCCCTGCCCTCGAGCACATCTACCGCCAGATCATCGAATCGACGACGGCAATGTGACAAAAGTCATAGCCACCGGCGTGGCGTTAGGGGATAATCGAGCCAACGCATCCCCTCCCACTCCTCCCTCGCCATGAAGACCACCCTCGAAACCACCGCCGCCGCCTTTCTGTCACCCCGCATGGCCCGCGAAGCCCGCACCATCGAGGCCATGATGCACATCTACTGCCAGCGCAAACATGGCAGCCACCGCCATGAGTTGTGCGCCCAGTGCCGCGACCTGCTAGAATACGCCTTCCAGCGTCTAGACAAGTGCCCCTTCCAGGAAGAAAAATCCACCTGCGTCAACTGCAAGGTGCACTGCTACAAGCCCGACCGGCGTGAGCAGATCCGGGAGGTGATGCGCTTCGCCGGCCCCTACATGCTGACCAGACACCCCTACCTGGCCTTCATGCACCTGGTGGTTGACAGCCGCCGCCTGGCCCCGAACTTGTCGCCGCGCCGGGCTTAGGCAGCCGCGACGACCGGCGCAGAAGCCTGTTCCCCCGGCCGATCGCCGTTTCCCCCTTGAGCCTGCCCCGCCCGCCCACTTCTGTTTCATCTCGCCTCTTTTGGCTGGCGCGGGCGTTTTTCGTCTGTCTTTTGCTGGCGGCGTTGGCAACGCGGCCCAATCTGCCGGCGCAACCATCTGCATCGCCGGTCTTGCTTCTCATCCCGGCCGGGTGGCTGACGGCCTGGTTGCTTGCCCGCTGGCTCGAACATCCGCGTCGCCCCTGGCGTTGGGGCGTCGCCGGCCTGAGCCGGCCGCTGGCGGCGTTCAGCCTCTGGGCGGTCGCCAGCCGGTTCCTGGCCTTCAGGCCCGGCCCGTGGCCAGGACTGGGCAGCGGCGGCCTGAAGGCCGTGGCCGCTTTCGTCCTCGTCTGGCTGCTGTACCTCTATCTTGTCGCTGAAGGGCCGGCGCTTGCCATCCCCCTGGCGTTGGTGGTGCTCGTGCAAGGCGTGGTCGCCATCTTGCAGGTGGCCACACAGTCTGACCTGGGGTTGTGGTGGCTGGGCGAGCCGGCCCTCGACCCTTCCGATGGCGGCGTCATCGTCCTGCTGGTGGCGGGGCAACGCTGGCTGCGCGGCTACGGACTGACGGGCGGGCCGAACACGCTGGGCGCCAGCCTGGCTTTGCTCGTCATTTTTCTGCTTCCCCAGCTGCTGCGCGGCCACGGCCGGCGGCAGTGGCTGTGGTCGTTGGCGATCAGCATCGGCGTCGTGGGTCTGTTGGCCTCGTTCTCGCGCTCCGCCGTCCTGGCGCTGGGGTTGGGGCTGGTGGCCTGGGCGGGTCTGGCCTGGCGGCGGGGCCTTTTCCCCACCTGGCCGCGAGAGCGGTGGCCGGCCCTGGCCCTGCCGGTCGTCCTGGCCGCGGCCTATCTGCTGCTCCATGCCCCGGCCATCACCTCCCGTCTTGCCCCCGACGCCAACCCGCTCGAAGCCCGTTCGCTCGGCGAACGCCAGCGCGATGCCAACCTGGCCCTGAGCATCTTCGCCCGCCGGCCGCTGGTGGGCGTGGGCCTGGGCAACTTCCAGGCGGCGGCGCAGGCGCTTGACCCGACGGCGCGGGTCGTCCACAACGTCCCCCTGCTGGTCATGGCCGAACTGGGCGTCATCGGCGCCGCCTTCTGGGTGTGGTTGGCGCTGGCCGGGCTGTGGCGAGGCTGGCGCAGCCGCGCACAACCGGGCTGGCTGCTCGGCCTCTGGCTTGCTTTCCTCGTTCCTAGCCTCTTCGGTCCCTGGTGGTTCACCATTAGCTGGCGCGTCGGCGTCCTCTTCGCCCTGCTCTTAGCGGCGGGGGAGGGGGAGACGGAGGGACGCAGGGAGGGGGGACGCAGGGAGGGAGAGATTGAGAGATTGGAGATTGGGAGATTGGAGATTGAGAGATTGGGAGGTTGCAGTCGGCAACGGGATCATACGCTACACCGTCCCCCGCCACTGACGACTGACCACTGACCACTGACGACTGACCACTGACCACTGACGACTGACCACTGACCCCCCGCCCCATGTCCCTCCTCAACCGTCTCGCCTTCACCGCCTTCGTGCTGCTGGCGCTCGTGTTCCCGTTCGAGCGCATCGAGCCGGTTCTCGTCCTGACCGGGCTGGAGAAGATCACCACGGTCGAACTGCCGATGCGGGTCGGGACGGCGCTGTGGCTGCTTTCGCTTCTGGCCGCCCGGCGCCGCCCTCGCCTCCCCGCCGGGCTGACCCTCCCGGTCGTGCTCTGGCTCGGCCTGATGGTCGTCTCGGCCGGCTTTGCACCCCAGTACGGCGCCGAAGCCATCCGTTTCAGCCTGCGCATGGGCTTGGCGCTGCTGGCGGGGTGGGCGCTCTTCGACCTGATCGTGGCGGCGCCCCGCCCGGCCCCTCGTTGGCGCCTGCTTGCCCAGGCCCTGGCCCTGGCCGGCGTGGCCGTGGCCGTGATCGGCCTGCTCGAGGCGGGCCAGCACCCGATCGTCCTCGCCTGGCTGCGCCCGTTCAAAGGCGCCCCCACCCGCGTCGGCGACATCCTGCGCCTCAGTTCCACCCTCCCCTACGCCACCATCGCCGCCATGGTGCTGGAGCTGACCCTGCCCCTCGTCCTGGCCTGGGCGCTGACGGCGGGGCGGCGGTGGGCGCAGGCGCTCCTGGCCCTGGGCTTGCTGGCCGGGCTGGCCGCCCTGGCCCTCACCCTCACCCGCGCCGGGGTGGTGGCCCTGCTGGCCGCGCTGGGCCTGATGGCCGGCCTGGGTTGGCGTTGGGGCCGGCGCCGGCTGGCAGGGGGCAGCCTGCTCACGGCCGGCGCCCTCCTCGGTCTGGTGGGGGTGATCCTGATCTACAATCCTACGACCGGGCTGCGGCTGCGCACCGAGACCGAGCAAAGCTGGTATCAGGCCGCGTACCAGGCTCCCGCTCAGCTCACGGTCCCTGCTTCCGGCCTCGCCTCCACCTCGGTTCGCGTCGCCAACACCGGCGTGCGGGCGTGGGAGGCCGGCGGCCCGGCTCCTTTCCAACTCGGCTACCATCTGCTGCGCGCCGACGGCCGCCAGCTGCAATACGATGGCCCGCGTGCGTCCTTGCCGCACGTGGTGCAACCGGGCGACGAGGTCGAGGTGCAGGCCATCGTGCAGGCGCCGCCGCAGCCGGGCGAGTACCTTCTCGAATGGGACATGGTGCAGGAGGGCATCGCCTGGTTCAGTTGGAAGGGCGCTGCGCCCGCCCGCACCCGCCTCACCGTCGTCGCCGGCGAGGTCGCGACCGCTCCCGCCCCTGCCCCAACCCCTGCGCCCGGCCAGATCCTGCGCCTACCGCCGCCCGGCCGGCTCGATCTCTGGCGGGCGGCCCTGCGCATGGCCGCCGCCCGCCCGCTTTTGGGCGTGGGGCCGGATAACTTCCGCCTGGTCTACGGCTTCTACGCCGGGCTGAAGACCTGGGACCCGAATATCCATGCCAACAACCTCTATCTGGAGTGGCTGGCGGGGACGGGCGGGCTGGGGCTGTTGGTCTTTCTGTGGTTGAATGGTCTGATCTTGTGGCGAAGCTGGCAGGGTCTGCGACCGCAGCCGGGGCGCAGCCACG comes from Caldilineales bacterium and encodes:
- a CDS encoding polysaccharide biosynthesis C-terminal domain-containing protein is translated as MHLLRSPKYRRRAGLIIANSFNSLLVPVFGIVVSLLVVRLTSVELWGMFVEVMIWAQLAAMVVGWGNKEFLLRAFSRQPAQMAVRWQSSLVTRSALLLPAGLGLALLGWPGARWPLALVWLLALVIAQSHEAPVVYRRRFVPAAAVELAATALTVGGVLTSRAGLGVDVLVAIFVLAAVGRALALSLLFRNDVWSGFSLRPATLARLWQPAYLRLSFFFFALGLTGMLQSRADLYSVNYFLSPSQVGAYQIFSSFLLTIQSLSAFVLTPFLKGVFRLGYEAIARVAARLFGFGLIIIGPALLLIYIILTFLYHLLLPASFYVLGAFSVLPIFYFLPTIYALYKAERQHLVLAVNLCGLTAKLALNILLLPRLGSLGAILSATLVHWGVLCIYLFLGRKLRAADAALVS
- a CDS encoding class I SAM-dependent methyltransferase, which gives rise to MQLSCPDCRLPLDPASLACANGHRFGQDENGVLVLLAATFAPRLAAFETRLRAIRAAEGRRLLDPGLYPQLPFAPALRHDHEWRLRSHDWRLVARHLARRQGLRILDIGAWNGWLSHRLAGLGHDAVAIDYFADPYDGLGARRWYDSRWTAIQMNLNDLAILPAGFDLVILNRCLQFQPDPPAFLAAAAALLAPGGLLLATGLQIFADPGPKARQVADLLASYRRRYDFDLFLWPSKGYLDQADRAQLHALGLAIRPYRALFAANLKARLRPTLPWHGFGVSQSTALASPT
- a CDS encoding phospholipid carrier-dependent glycosyltransferase → MRSHRLLTLLLPLPLALPLLLAWLGRFDGLYGQDPYAYFDYAVGPLLANLRHLQLPPPFFWPPGYPLLLALASFCLGPAPLAGQVVSLGAGLLVPIFTALLAHELGAGEEDDGWGTPLLAGLLAALVGQLWQSSLVVMADVPALATATAGMWALARHSRQPRRQRWLVLAAAALALAVLSRWAYALVAVIALLAALWRLKALPRPLALRQALLAALVVAVLLAPLWLPLLTGATDAVSGRRAFAGDLAVYSWNPLNAFRRQFTTADGLLVYNRPNGLWYGLAPAHRFYFTPLLAVFLPLGAWAVLWQARGSGRRRRATATLLLIGWPLLIFGFHAGAPWQNFRFNLAHLPPLAILVAVGIRTSAGWLSRLPVGRPRAAGQALLIGWVLVGMAAMGYGGLTLTREFIARKNADLTTVRWLETQTGPDADLFTFNLTATFRHYGRLPVHDLYALDPADLPALLGDARPDYLLIDLAEIEGQWQNRAPSLNYHRLRDEIGLVEVGRQRSYTLFRLREEG
- a CDS encoding glycosyltransferase, translating into MRIALITPGFSADEGDWCIPWLLNLARGLAARHDLRLFSLRYPHRRGRYTVGGAAVQAFGGATAGGLRRLPLLLAARAAILAEHRRRPFDVVHGLWADEPGFLAVSAVRRLRLPTVVSLLGGELVGFPDLGYGGQLSRANRWLTAQALGAGDRVTVGSTYLRGLARAHVGPDRLVLWPLGVDTRLFRPEGERIDLAGSFRLLHVAGLTPIKDQATLLRAVAQASSQLPGLHLHLIGAGPLLPALAELTQALGLARQVTFHGPIAHDRLPAFYRGADLFVLSSRFESQSLAVLEAAACGCPAVGTAVGILPDLLPPDLLAPPGNAEALAAAIAHAFAGPGRRQTRPDPGEEARPPDPHLAARYTLAHTFPALEHIYRQIIESTTAM
- a CDS encoding nitrous oxide-stimulated promoter family protein produces the protein MKTTLETTAAAFLSPRMAREARTIEAMMHIYCQRKHGSHRHELCAQCRDLLEYAFQRLDKCPFQEEKSTCVNCKVHCYKPDRREQIREVMRFAGPYMLTRHPYLAFMHLVVDSRRLAPNLSPRRA
- a CDS encoding O-antigen ligase family protein, with amino-acid sequence MSLPRPPTSVSSRLFWLARAFFVCLLLAALATRPNLPAQPSASPVLLLIPAGWLTAWLLARWLEHPRRPWRWGVAGLSRPLAAFSLWAVASRFLAFRPGPWPGLGSGGLKAVAAFVLVWLLYLYLVAEGPALAIPLALVVLVQGVVAILQVATQSDLGLWWLGEPALDPSDGGVIVLLVAGQRWLRGYGLTGGPNTLGASLALLVIFLLPQLLRGHGRRQWLWSLAISIGVVGLLASFSRSAVLALGLGLVAWAGLAWRRGLFPTWPRERWPALALPVVLAAAYLLLHAPAITSRLAPDANPLEARSLGERQRDANLALSIFARRPLVGVGLGNFQAAAQALDPTARVVHNVPLLVMAELGVIGAAFWVWLALAGLWRGWRSRAQPGWLLGLWLAFLVPSLFGPWWFTISWRVGVLFALLLAAGEGETEGRREGGRREGEIERLEIGRLEIERLGGCSRQRDHTLHRPPPLTTDH
- a CDS encoding O-antigen ligase family protein — its product is MSLLNRLAFTAFVLLALVFPFERIEPVLVLTGLEKITTVELPMRVGTALWLLSLLAARRRPRLPAGLTLPVVLWLGLMVVSAGFAPQYGAEAIRFSLRMGLALLAGWALFDLIVAAPRPAPRWRLLAQALALAGVAVAVIGLLEAGQHPIVLAWLRPFKGAPTRVGDILRLSSTLPYATIAAMVLELTLPLVLAWALTAGRRWAQALLALGLLAGLAALALTLTRAGVVALLAALGLMAGLGWRWGRRRLAGGSLLTAGALLGLVGVILIYNPTTGLRLRTETEQSWYQAAYQAPAQLTVPASGLASTSVRVANTGVRAWEAGGPAPFQLGYHLLRADGRQLQYDGPRASLPHVVQPGDEVEVQAIVQAPPQPGEYLLEWDMVQEGIAWFSWKGAAPARTRLTVVAGEVATAPAPAPTPAPGQILRLPPPGRLDLWRAALRMAAARPLLGVGPDNFRLVYGFYAGLKTWDPNIHANNLYLEWLAGTGGLGLLVFLWLNGLILWRSWQGLRPQPGRSHEAVIWRLAVFAGLMAWFVHGLLDSFYEFTPTYTAFWLLAALGLSAAD